The genomic DNA GACTACTTAACTGCCAATAATCCACGTTTGTTCTACgaatccccccccccccgctCTATATCCATTCTATCGCTTGAGACATGCCTGGACCTATCTCTACTTCTCTCACTAATGTTGGGAATCGACCATCCTATCCTCCTGGCCGGCATGAACGTCGCTGCAGGTCCAGCGTTGGCAGCTGCTGTAACGGTAGGAAATTCGTTCAACTGCAATATTCATTTGTCCAACTGAAAAGGGCCGGGCGACAGAATGCAGGTGGCCTCGGTGTGATTGGTGGTGTTGGTTACACACCCAAAGTTCTTAGAAACCAGGTTTGTATTTAATGATATTCTAGGAACAGATACACGAACTTAGCCATCATACATAGATCAAAGAGCTGAAGAAAGACCTCAAAAATCCCAATGCTCCCTTCGGAGTCGACTTGCTCCTTCCCCAGGTCGGCGGCAATGCACGCAAAACTAACGTTTGTATTCCTCGTTTTGGATTCAGGCTAATACTGATTCGCGTATACTACTGTAGTACGATTACACAAAGGGCCAACTGCCAGAGCTCATTGACGTCATTATCGAAGAAAAGGCGGCACTTTTTGTTAGTGCCGTCGGCGTTCCTCCCAAGGAAGTTGTAGATAAATTGCACAAGGCTGGCATTCCGGTCATGAATGTAGGTTTCGTTCCCCTTGTCTCAGCTACAAGGCTAACTCCTTCGGTATTAGATGGTCGGACATACCAAGCACATTCCGCGAGCACTTGACGTCGGTGTTGACATTATCTGCGCACAAGGCGGAGAAGGAGGTGGACACACTGGCGATATCGCCTCATCGATTCTTATTCCGGCGTGTGTGGTATGGCATCATTAAATAATGCTTCCAAACATTGTTGTCCTGACCTCTCTTGATAGGATGCTGTCAAAGGTCGAAAGTCACCATTGACCGGTGGGCCAGTCTACGTCGTTGCTGCAGGTGGTATATACGATGGCCGTGGATTAGCCGCAAACTTGATGTATGGAGCACAAGCTGTATGGGTAGGCACCCGTTTCGTCGCATCGAAGGAAGCTGGTGCGCCCCCTAAGCACAAGGAACTGTAAGTAAATTTCAGGTTAGATTTTTCTCATCAAGGAGCTTACTGAATATGATAGGGTTGTGGCCGCTGGTCATGAGGATATCACTCGCACACTTATTTACACTGGACGCCCATTGCGTGTATACAAGACACCATATGTTGCTGACTGGGAAGAGAACCGACGCGAGGAGATTAAGGAGCTTACGTCCAAAGGAATCCTTCCGGCTGAGCATGACCTGGAAAAGAAcccaggaaaatcgcttgagGCCCGGTATGTACATTAAATATCGAAcgtatatgcatatactcaACCAATTCCCACAGTACGTTCCTGATGGGCAGTGTTAGCGCCGTCATCAAGGCAAGTTGTCTTTTGATTACTAAAAGACTATATCACTAACCGATGTTTTATCTGCAGGACGTTCTTCCTGCCAAGACTATCATTGACAACATGGTCAAGGAAGCTGTAGAAAGGCTCCAGGCTGGAAATACGTTGCTCGTTAGCAAGGCAAAATTATAAATATGTATTTTACGTTCTCATCATTTCTGTATTTCTGGGTCGTCAAAATTTATGTATTAAGAGGCACTACTTGATCCGCTTTGATTCATTGTACAGATAAAATCAAGTAGAATAGTCGAGGTGAGCACTACATCCCAATTCACATGAGGCCTGCCCCGATCTTCGACTTCCAAATGTGCGCATTCTCGAACCCATTTTTGCCGGTAGAGTCTGGACAATCATTCAGGTTAGTAAGAGCCAAATTTAAATATACGACGTCCACTTACAATCTAAAAGAGTCTGCTGAACCTCTTCTCTTGTGGTCATGACGAATGGCCCGTATTGGAATACGGGTTGGTCAAGAGGCTCTCCAGCAATCAACACTGCTCGAGTATCCGAGCTGGTCGACGTAATGGTCACGCCATTCTCTGATGCTTCAGAAGAAAGTACCTGTATATTCGGTCAACTACAGAATGTAACACCTATTGGGGTCGAGCTTACCAATGTGTGAAATTGTTCGTGGTTTTCAGATTCGTTGACCTTTAGCGAGCCCTTAAGAACTGAGAAAGAATGAGTTGTTTGTCAGCAAATGGACTTGCGTATCTAACTCACTATACAAGAATGCGGTCCATCCGGCAGCTGAAATTTCGATTATTTAGCTATCATTGACTGTATTAACTATCCATTACTCACGCAAGTCCTGGAACACTGTCACGTCGCTCGCTTTGAACTGGAAGTCCATGTACCAACAGCCACCCAAGTGCTTCACGGGTGATTCGACCCCGAAACTCTTCCCGCTAATCACTTTGACCTGCACGGGGCCATCCAGTCCTTCTGGGAATGCTGTTGGAATCCTACTGATGTGTAAGTAATAATAGTTCAACACATCCATTAAACCTACTCATTGCGGCTCAACTCTTGGTATGTAGGTGCCTATAGTTAAACGAATCAATCGCTGTTTCCCTGCAACAAAAGCGACTCACAGTCATCTTGTGCTCCTTAGGGAGGTCGATCCATAACTGCATTCCCATAGGGTTTGGCTCATCGGGAAGGAATAATGGCATCTATTAGAATGACTTCAGTATAACCAGATTTATGACTAATCTTCCACATTGAAATCTTACTTCTGCATGAACAATACCCTTGCCAGCAATCATCCACTGCACGTCACCAGGACCAAGCTGTCCCTTGTGGCCAACAGAGTCTTCATGCTGAGAGGAGCCTATAAAAAACACAATTAATTTCGATCCGCAGTATGAGAGTTAGTGCGTACCTTCAATCATATATGTCACTGTGGCCTGGCCCCGGTGAGGATGGTCAGGGAAACCACTCCCTGGTGTCAAACTGCACAAATTGTTTAGTAAGGAGTTAAATTTGACTCGTTATTCTCACTTACTGAAAATGATCCAACCTAAATATTGTGCTTTAGTACGGAATCGATCTATAATAGTGCAAGTGCTTACATCAAGAATGGGCTCAAGTTTCGCAAGCTCATTGACCCGATAGAACGGCGTACTATCGCACCAGCTCCTTCTGGAGTTTCTGCTGCATACACCTTCTTGGTGACACTTCGGGAAACAGAATGGGAGGCCATTGGTACGGTCTTAGAACTTGGTGCATACTTAGTGTGTATGAAGCTGGCTCGGCGAGGTAGATCACTCACAGTTGAGAAGTCTGACTAGAGTGCTGGAAGATCTTGAGACTATCGATGTTCAAGTATGCAATCGACGTGGAGAGCGCCTGGTGAGCCAACTCTAGATCTGGAGATACTATGTAGGCGTAGGCAAGAAAAGATGCTATGAGAGAGGTCACAAAGGCGAGAAACCTGGGAGATATCATGGAGGACTTATTCAAGTCCGCCCACCTACTCTTTTATACGGGCTCAGTCGAGTAGCTGCCGCCCAAGCAACACTACAACACGCAAACATCCCATCGCTAATTTCGGACAGATGGTCTCACGGGGTAAGCTAGACCTTACTAATAGCCGGTGGCGGTGCACAACTATTGCTCAGCAACACCTCACTAGGAGGGTCAAGCGGTCATTTGACTAAACGGTGTGACAAGATTGAATTATCAGTTTGACATAGACATGCTAAAAGACCCAGTATTGCCAGAGTATACCTATACAGGCGGAATAAGAAAACACTTTACGGCAAGATGATTACAATGCATCCCAGAGCTTCTGCTTCCAGGTACGTGGACCTAATGCAGCCTGCTGAGCAAGATActgctcttcctcctcgtcaatCTCGCGTTTACCAGTAATCAAGTCGACTTCCCGAGATGGAATGACCTTGGTCTTGTAATATATTTTGTATGCCTATTATATGTGCATAAGTATATGTGTTTTTACTGAGGTCGTCACAATACTTGCCAGCCACATGAAACCGAATACAGGTGCACCAATATAGCTTGTAATAAAGTTCGGAATGTTAACGGGAGTCATGAGCGTATCGAAGCCCTTCAAATAAATTAGTTAGCACTAATGAACCATGCGAAATTCCAAGTGAACCATCTCTTACCTTGAAGAATGTGATAATAAAGGTCACAATCAATGAAAACCATGCACCCCATGGTTGGAAAGGCGCCTGAATTATGCATTAAAAACGATCTTGATCAATGAAGAAATAGCGCTACCTTGTATGGCAGTTCATCCCGAGAAATTCCTTGTGCCTCAAGGGCCTTCATAAAGCGAATGTGCGTGTAGACAATACACATCCACGTTGTTGCACCAAAGAAAGTGACCAGGTTGACGAAGTAAGTGAAAACCTGGGCTCCTGATTTTTGAACGTTGAGGAAGGTTAGGGAACAGAATGCGGTACAGAATAGCAATGCGGGCCCTGGAATGAACGTTTGTGTAAAGCGATTCAATGTTTAGTCCGGAAATGCACTTACAAGGCGTCCCGTGCCTATTAACAATCTTGAAGATGCGAGGAGCCTTCCCTTCGGCGGCGAGAGCTATGATTCAAAGGGTAAGAATACTGGTTAATGCTCAAAAGATAATACAATTATTCACCGTATAGCTGTAATCAAAAGAGTGAACAACAGTGCAATCCAAACAAGCGAATGTTACTCACTGTGCGTGATCCAATGTAAAGATCCGAGTTGGCCGCGCTCATTACGAAGATAAGGATAACAGCATCTGGAAACCGATAAGCCAAGCCGACGAGTATAATGACCCACATGCACGCACTGATAATATGGGGTAATACCCGGATATGGACCAGATTGGCTGCAACTACAAAAGGAGATGCTGCTGCACCAGTCTTAGCTGATGTGGCAACAAACAAGCTCTGATCGGTAGAGGGCACGATAAGGCCTATAACGAACACGCCGCCAACGCTACAATCTTCATCAATGCCCTGGCCCCGAATGGAGCATGATGCTACTTACTAGAATACGAGAATACGCCAGAAAGCTATTGGTTTTATTTTAAGTAAAGTATCAAACGCAAACCGAGCCAACCTACTTCGCTTGATTGCCTTTGGAATGTTTTTGCGAGG from Rhizoctonia solani chromosome 16, complete sequence includes the following:
- a CDS encoding Nitronate monooxygenase, giving the protein MLGIDHPILLAGMNVAAGPALAAAVTNAGGLGVIGGVGYTPKVLRNQIKELKKDLKNPNAPFGVDLLLPQVGGNARKTNYDYTKGQLPELIDVIIEEKAALFVSAVGVPPKEVVDKLHKAGIPVMNMVGHTKHIPRALDVGVDIICAQGGEGGGHTGDIASSILIPACVDAVKGRKSPLTGGPVYVVAAGGIYDGRGLAANLMYGAQAVWVGTRFVASKEAGAPPKHKELVVAAGHEDITRTLIYTGRPLRVYKTPYVADWEENRREEIKELTSKGILPAEHDLEKNPGKSLEARTFLMGSDVLPAKTIIDNMVKEAVERLQAGNTLLVSKAKL
- a CDS encoding amino acid permease — translated: MSFTNRDQKFMDPDEKASRSPSSETRAFEQPAPTFVNDEGLPVDEDKELTLHRGLKARQISMIALGGAVGTGLIIGSGTALRRGGPLGLLLGYSFVGFVCFMVMTSLGEMAAGYATRFVDPALGFALGWNYLMKYLIVTPNNINAAGVVIRYWDVHGKVHIAVWMVILIALIFFVNLLGIRVFGELEFWLSSIKVLALIGLILMGIIIDLGGNPRGDRIGFRYWDPDNVANAPMGIYKTTGSKGIFLGFWAVMVNALFAFMGTELIGVTVGEAQNPRKNIPKAIKRTFWRILVFYVGGVFVIGLIVPSTDQSLFVATSAKTGAAASPFVVAANLVHIRVLPHIINAVILIFVMSAANSDLYIGSRTLYALAAEGKAPRIFKIVNRHGTPWPALLFCTAFCSLTFLNVQKSGAQVFTYFVNLVTFFGATTWMCIVYTHIRFMKALEAQGISRDELPYKAPFQPWGAWFSLIVTFIITFFKGFDTLMTPVNIPNFITSYIGAPVFGFMWLASIAYKIYYKTKVIPSREVDLITGKREIDEEEEQYLAQQAALGPRTWKQKLWDALYTLAILASFLAYAYIVSPDLELAHQALSTSIAYLNIDSLKIFQHSSQTSQLSKTVPMASHSVSRSVTKKVYAAETPEGAGAIVRRSIGSMSLRNLSPFLMLDHFHLTPGSGFPDHPHRGQATVTYMIEGSSQHEDSVGHKGQLGPGDVQWMIAGKGIVHAEMPLFLPDEPNPMGMQLWIDLPKEHKMTAPTYQELSRNEIPTAFPEGLDGPVQVKVISGKSFGVESPVKHLGGCWYMDFQFKASDVTVFQDLPAGWTAFLYILKGSLKVNESENHEQFHTLVLSSEASENGVTITSTSSDTRAVLIAGEPLDQPVFQYGPFVMTTREEVQQTLLDYSTGKNGFENAHIWKSKIGAGLM